The following proteins come from a genomic window of Chlamydiales bacterium:
- the dnaG gene encoding DNA primase, giving the protein MFTKDSLSKLREEVDLIEVLNPHVEFKRIGSVYKALCPFHQEKTPSFVVQKGQSYYHCFGCGVHGDAVQFLMSYLNLSFVEAVESLSERFHLPLEREDKKHEKGVNKTLLKECLTTASRFFHEYLLFSAEGRKALQYLFSRGITLDFIRTFEIGYAPVSSLLFQVIKEKEILMDTGLLQESGHLFFRQRITFPIRDHLGDVIGFSARKIDETTFGGKYINTPETSLFKKSRHLFGLNYSRRRIAKERRVLLVEGQIDCLRLIESGLDLTVAALGTAFGEGHLNFLRQLGIRKAYILFDSDHAGISAASKVGDLFQKRGIEALIVHFPTGYDPDTFLTTFGVEPLFPLLDQAENYLSFQLTFLSQQIDLHSPSGKAEIVKNLKLQIETWEDPIMVHETLRKLASMLELPEEMVGIKQNFSSNFFIKHKGIHPLQPFDPDRILEMDLLRWLILMGEKFYQTARHYLKPSYFFVPVCRLIFEKIIENEKVDLLILATQLEDPLVIDEILKKKVNKERAEVHFLETIQKILDRNWMQTREEIKRKMHNGKYSEEEILELAKRFDGLKREVCIEFI; this is encoded by the coding sequence ATGTTTACTAAAGATAGCCTGAGCAAACTTCGTGAGGAAGTCGATCTTATCGAAGTGCTCAATCCTCATGTTGAATTTAAACGCATAGGGAGTGTCTATAAGGCGCTTTGTCCCTTTCATCAAGAAAAAACCCCCTCTTTTGTCGTACAGAAAGGGCAGTCTTATTACCATTGTTTTGGATGTGGTGTGCATGGAGATGCTGTCCAGTTTTTAATGAGCTACCTTAATCTTTCTTTCGTAGAAGCAGTAGAATCTCTGAGTGAACGTTTTCATCTTCCACTTGAGCGCGAAGATAAAAAGCATGAAAAAGGTGTCAATAAAACCCTACTCAAAGAGTGTTTAACCACGGCATCGCGTTTTTTTCACGAATACCTGCTTTTTTCTGCAGAAGGTAGAAAAGCACTCCAATATCTCTTTTCTAGGGGGATAACTCTCGATTTTATTCGAACTTTTGAAATTGGGTATGCTCCTGTCTCATCTTTATTATTTCAGGTCATTAAAGAAAAAGAAATTCTAATGGACACTGGTTTACTGCAAGAATCTGGCCATCTTTTTTTTCGTCAAAGAATCACCTTTCCTATCCGAGACCATCTTGGAGATGTGATTGGTTTTTCAGCACGTAAAATTGATGAAACTACCTTTGGAGGGAAATATATCAATACCCCTGAAACCTCTCTATTCAAGAAGTCTCGGCATCTTTTTGGCCTTAATTACTCACGTCGGAGGATTGCTAAAGAAAGACGAGTGCTTCTTGTAGAAGGACAAATTGATTGCCTTAGATTGATTGAATCTGGACTAGATCTGACAGTCGCGGCGCTAGGAACAGCATTTGGTGAGGGACATCTAAATTTTTTAAGACAATTAGGCATAAGAAAAGCCTACATTCTCTTTGACTCTGATCATGCAGGCATCTCAGCTGCTTCAAAAGTAGGGGATCTTTTTCAAAAGAGGGGAATTGAAGCCTTGATAGTCCACTTTCCAACTGGGTATGATCCAGACACCTTTCTAACTACATTTGGAGTTGAACCTCTTTTTCCTCTCTTAGATCAGGCAGAGAATTATCTTTCTTTTCAATTAACTTTTTTATCCCAACAGATCGATCTTCATTCTCCATCTGGTAAAGCTGAAATTGTTAAAAATCTTAAATTACAAATAGAAACTTGGGAAGATCCTATCATGGTGCATGAAACTCTGCGTAAACTTGCCTCTATGCTTGAACTCCCTGAGGAAATGGTGGGGATTAAACAAAATTTTTCTTCGAATTTTTTCATAAAACACAAGGGCATCCATCCATTACAACCATTCGATCCTGACCGGATTCTTGAAATGGATTTGCTCCGTTGGCTGATATTAATGGGAGAAAAATTTTATCAAACAGCCCGCCATTACTTAAAACCATCGTATTTTTTTGTTCCGGTCTGTCGTCTTATTTTTGAAAAAATTATTGAGAATGAGAAAGTTGATCTCCTTATTTTAGCTACTCAACTAGAAGATCCATTAGTGATTGATGAGATTTTAAAAAAGAAAGTCAATAAAGAGCGTGCTGAAGTCCATTTTCTAGAAACCATTCAAAAAATACTTGATAGAAATTGGATGCAAACACGCGAAGAAATTAAAAGAAAGATGCACAATGGAAAATATTCCGAGGAAGAAATTCTTGAATTAGCAAAAAGATTTGATGGGTTGAAGCGGGAAGTCTGTATAGAATTCATCTAA